The proteins below are encoded in one region of Triticum aestivum cultivar Chinese Spring chromosome 1B, IWGSC CS RefSeq v2.1, whole genome shotgun sequence:
- the LOC123121972 gene encoding protein EXECUTER 1, chloroplastic: MASVYTAPRAPLAATAASFPSSYSSSRQLDPNPSRFLAAHRGQRLLRVRRLAGAAPTRRASDAASVFRCSARSPGADPGGDRRRGWDALFHDAFQGAVRRWSEYVGNYWPSAHPSKEAGLATGAESSHELEERGQGVEEDGEEVDVVQEEGKWSWERWKQHFALIQESERLVDELQLQLRTAVCREDYRSAHKLKLAIAATSRNDTVGRAISELHRAIEEERYVDAAYIRDHAGAGLLGWWSGISGSLSDPYGLIIRISAEHGRYVAKSYDIRQLASDGHGYPIFEIYFAEANGGYNLQAVHLKPDVSDSDQLRNMLSGKLDFNNINISSSSLGAKHEEHDEGINMDDQNSDDSDVAAGPAGLKNLSNDSTPIPRIKILKVAPMENINQDYIIKIFDQISEEDDDNDEADIGNESSQDIGDEDNNEEAGTISAEENNDESGEESDIEALLSIGIEVDNDKDFASQSSPKTFERMPAKLDKRDRFSFTFYTEQSSNKPAAEKAQHIPRKRVGFRTTEQDGDLKFDRVKLSGGNRKLPILQLGIKQLNNKVQPKLYGVTHFSRIQMPISSDPLSGLYETASGFDSEVLSLQRKFGQWQEDDSSEEHSDLKFYEYVEAAKLTGDNLVPAGQVVFRAKVGKHYQLPHKGVIPRELGVVARYKGQRRIADAGFKNPRWVDGELLILDGKFIRDGPVIAFFYWTSNLHLFEFFRRLSLPD, translated from the exons ATGGCGTCCGTCTACACCGCGCCCCGCGCGCCGCTGGCCGCTACGGCCGCCTCCTTCCCCTCCTCGTACTCGTCCTCGCGGCAGCTGGACCCCAACCCTAGCCGATTCCTCGCTGCGCACCGCGGCCAGCGgctcctccgcgtccgccgcctggcgggcgccgCGCCAACTCGCCGCGCCTCCGACGCCGCCTCGGTGTTCCGGTGCAGCGCGCGCAGCCCCGGCGCGGACCCCGGCGGCGACCGACGCCGAGGCTGGGATGCTCTCTTCCACGACGCCTTCCAGGGCGCCGTGCGGCGGTGGAGCGAGTACGTCGGGAATTACTGGCCCTCGGCACACCCCTCGAAGGAGGCGGGTCTCGCGACGGGAGCGGAGAGTTCTCACGAACTGGAGGAGCGAGGGCAAGGAGTGGAGGAAGACGGTGAGGAGGTGGACGTGGTGCAGGAAGAAGGGAAGTGGAGCTGGGAGAGGTGGAAGCAGCACTTCGCCCTCATCCAGGAGAGCGAGCGCCTTGTTGATGAACTGCAG CTACAACTCCGCACTGCTGTGTGTAGAGAAGACTATAGGAGTGCCCACAAACTGAAGTTAGCTATTGCTGCTACATCAAGAAATGATACTGTCGGCAGAGCAATATCTGAGTTACAT AGGGCCATAGAAGAGGAGCGCTATGTGGATGCAGCTTATATTAGAGACCACGCTGGTGCAGGACTG TTGGGATGGTGGTCTGGGATTTCTGGAAGTTTGTCTGATCCATATGGTCTTATAATCCGTATAAGCGCTGAACATGGTCGATACGTGGCAAAAAGTTATGATATCAG GCAGCTGGCTTCAGATGGCCATGGTTACCCTATATTCGAAATTTATTTTGCAGAGGCAAATGGAGGATACAacctgcag GCAGTGCATCTGAAACCAGATGTCAGTGATTCAGACCAGTTGCGAAATATGTTGAGTGGAAAACTAGATTTTAACAATATAAACATATCTAGCAGTTCCTTAGGCGCTAAACACGAGGAACACGATGAAGGCATAAACATGGACGATCAAAATAGCGATGATAGTGATGTTGCTGCTGGTCCAGCTGGTTTGAAAAACTTGTCAAATGATTCAACTCCAATTCCCAGGATCAAAATTTTGAAGGTAGCGCCTATGGAAAACATCAACCAGGACTATATAATTAAAATATTTGACCAGATTTCAGAGgaagatgatgacaatgatgaagctGATATCGGAAATGAATCTTCACAAGATATTGGTGATGAAGATAACAATGAAGAAGCAGGAACAATTTCTGCAGAAGAGAATAATGACGAGTCTGGTGAGGAAAGTGATATTGAAGCATTGTTATCGATTggaattgaagttgacaatgaTAAGGATTTTGCTTCGCAGTCCTCACCTAAAACTTTTGAACGCATGCCAGCTAAATTAGACAAGAGAGACCGCTTTTCATTTACCTTCTATACTGAACAATCCAGTAACAAGCCAGCTGCAGAAAAGGCTCAACACATTCCAAGGAAACGAGTTGGCTTCCGTACCACTGAGCAGGATGGTGATCTCAAGTTTGATCGTGTAAAGTTGTCTGGGGGCAATAGGAAACTACCG ATACTACAACTTGGTATTAAGCAACTTAATAATAAGGTTCAACCAAAACTATATGGAGTTACCCACTTCAGCCGTATTCAGATGCCCATCTCTTCAGATCCTCTTAGTG GTCTATATGAGACTGCATCTGGGTTTGACTCAGAAGTTCTTAGTTTACAACGGAAATTCGGTCAATGGCAGGAGGATGATTCATCTGAGGAGCACTCGGATCTTAAGTTTTATGAGTATGTCGAAGCTGCAAAATTGACTGGGGACAATCTTGTGCCAGCGGGTCAG GTTGTCTTCCGTGCGAAAGTTGGCAAACACTATCAGCTTCCTCATAAGGGGGTCATCCCTAGAGAACTTGGAGTG GTTGCTAGGTATAAGGGGCAAAGGAGAATTGCAGATGCTGGTTTCAAAAATCCTCGATGGGTTGACGGCGAGCTTTTGATACTAGATGGAAAG TTCATCAGAGATGGTCCCGTGATAGCTTTCTTCTACTGGACATCAAATCTCCATCTTTTTGAATTCTTTAGGCGGTTGAGTCTTCCTGACTAG